From the genome of Medicago truncatula cultivar Jemalong A17 chromosome 2, MtrunA17r5.0-ANR, whole genome shotgun sequence:
TTGGTTATATGAAAGGTGATGTGATCATGAGTTCATTAAACATGTGGAaggaaacatataaaaaaatacattgcaATAAATTTGTTCCGATACTTTATTTCATGATTTTAGCTTTTTGGGCAGCATATGGTTTTGTTTTGCGCAGCATTTGATGTCAATCACATTGAACtcgtgtaaccaaaaaaaaatcacatttaactCAATTAAATCACGACATCTTTAGTGGATGTAGTATACATGTGTTGAAGTTATTGGGCTGGAATGCAATTCACGGTTATGGAGATGATGAAATGGCTCATTATTGGCATTTGATGCTTACTAGCTCTTCAACAATTTTGAGTAGTAATTGGCAAGATTTTAACTCACATATAATTGATGCAGCTGATATATTATAATAGGTGTTATTCATTTGGATATTTAGAGGTTACAATTTGTCAACTCTACCTCCTGGCATACAATTATATTGACCGTAGCatagtttttaatttaagatttaCTATGCATTTCATTTTGTAGAAAATCTTGGGTCTATTGAGGCTAAGGTTTCTCTATATAATGTATCTAGaaattgataatatatatatatatatatatatactttgtgTGTTATGAGAgttttgtctcttttttttatgttctaGATTGAACCAAATTTATCGAATCTTATCAATGACTTTGTTACCCTTGTGGCGATTCTTCGTAGCTTAACATTCCTTATTGGATTGGAAGTGAGTGTGACGCGTTCTTTTACTATTCCTTTCCTCAattccatatttttattttatttttattcttatttgatTTCTTTCCTTTATCAGAAGGGCACAAAAGTAATATCCACTGTTGCACTTaatctttttgttgttgtttgggaccataaaacattttttttttgtcaaacttgTAATTGAATGTCATTTTGAGAGGACCACAGACGGACCTTTAAAACTAAGGACCATATTAAGGGCTTCAatcaatttgtaacaaaaaaaaaaaaaaaactgaaagacTAATTTGTTGCAAAAATCTAACTTAAATGAACGTAGATTGAATTTGACCCATAGTAGTCAATCTCGGATGGCAGTGCATAGCGGCCGACCCCAAAAATGGGATAGTGTATAACGGTATAACAAAGAGCGGTCACCggtatttgattatttttaggacaaattataagaataatactataaagtataaacaaacTTAAATAGTTCTcgacaaaatgaaaacatatatttaatataaaattaaatataacactAAAATATCAGGagacattcaaaatcaaaacaccTAAAAACAAAAGACAGAAGaacaaatagaaaaaattgtaaaacaagAGAAACCATAAGATTGAAGAGTGCGTTTCgcggagagaagagagaaaaatttgaaaaatgatagGGTTTACGATATTCTCAAAAAGctctaaaaatgatttaaaaatagggtcaatttgaaaatttcCTACCAAAATCAAATAACGGCTGAAGCGCCTGCTATCCGCTCCGCAAGGATATGTCGTTGTAGCAGCAGAAGAGGCCGCTATTTGATTTCGCACCACTACGACGATTACCGTAACGGTTCGTGGCCGCTATGCTACGCTTGTCCTCTATAGTGTCGTTATTGGCCGCTATTGACTACTATGATTTGACcaacaaaatataatgaaaaaatgACTTGGGATGAAATTAAGCACTATAATTCAAGGATTTACATtgaaagagaggaaaaaaaaataaagaaaccccAATCCCAATTAgtgaaaatttaaatatgtctgaaaaaaaataaaaatgaaagaaagaatgTTACCAACATTAGAGTAATGGGTAATATAATTGGCTTAATTGGTAAGGGGTAGACTTACCTACAATGTTATGGGTTCAACTTTTACTTCAAACATAATGATCGTTTTAATGGATGATctgtaaatatatttgttaatgATGATCGAGCTTTGAGATCTTTTTTAACCCGGTGAACCTCTGAATTGCAACTcatccaatttatttatttttatcaaataaaggTGTAATGTCGAATATGGAAGACAAATTTACTCCCCCTCTCCCAATCTCTCATCTGTCTCtagtttctttattttattcagTTTGGCAATGTACTCCctcatttatattatatatgcgTATATCTATTTCTCAGCTATATTTTTCACTTAACTACTGctataattttcttcttttctttaatCAATTTCTCCTATAGAGAAAATAACAAAGAACCAAACCAATgttatttaatatgtttttgtaACCGGGTGATTGTTGAACTAAAATAGGTTGCGCACACTAAAACAAATAGGtatcaataaataatgttaaaatAGAGTGATGTTAACTTACgtcataataaaacatattaaataacttaaaagtaaaaatattttctaaagtTTTGTGCATTCAATTTATTACAAAATATTCTCTCTATGGCATATAAGGATatgacaagaaaaataaaatacaaatgtaATGACATATCAATAAGTGATGGTAAGTTATAACCCCTCAATCGTTAggtttcaaaaaattaattgttatgACATACGGAATAAGGTGCAGTAAAATCAATGTTGTGCGTTGATTATGTATgttaaaatataatctaatgATGGAAAATCTAATCTGAGCGAAAGGACACGCTTTCACAGCTCAAATTATACATGctgaaaagaaagaaggaataAAATTAGAGGACCTCCTTATACCTCTCATGAACACAACTCATTCTCTGATGACACCTAAAAAATTAGCGCACTCTTAGTTTACTCCTTTCAATTGTTTGTTACCAATATTTCCTTTCTTACCATATCACCACATTCTCTTTCTTATCCCGTAACAACACCATCACCCTTGGCCCTTTTCGGCCCTTAATGGTCAGAGATGGTGctgttaattattattaataataataataatattattatttataaaaataataataataaggagaAAAGGACAGAAGAATTACATTTATGTAGAGGAATCCAACCAATAACAATACCCTCCTAATAAGAATAAGAGACATCTTGCAGATTTTTGCTCTATCTTCGTCATTATCTCCTCATAATTAGTGTTAATGGGCGCGCACTCTTATTTAATTGTGCGCGCACCTGCTGCATTTAATAATGTCAAGTTCTTGGTTGTTATTATGGTATTATTACTACATTCATGCACAAACATGTCAATGTCATCTTCAGATGCTGAGGCCCTATTGAAGTTCAAGGGTTCATTGACAAATGCGGTAGCCCTCAGCAGTTGGGATCCATCCATAAACCCAAAACCACCGTGTCAAGGAACCATTCCGAATTGGGTGGGCttgttttgtttgaatgatAGGGTGTGGGGGTTACGCCTTGAGAGCATGGGATTAACCGGAAATATTGATTTGGCATCTCTTGCTTCAATGCCGGCATTGCGAACACTTAGCCTAATGAATAATACATTTGTTGGTCCCTTGCCCGACATAAAGTTGTTGCCCAATTTGAGGGCCCTTTACCTGTCCTATAATCATTTCTCCGGACAAATACCCGATGATGCATTTGCAGGTTTGCCTAGGTTGAGGAAAGCGCATTTGTCTAATAATGAGTTCACCGGTAAAATTCCATCAACTATTGCTACCTTGCCTATTATTGTCGTCCTTAGGCTTGACTCAAACAAGTTTCAAGGTGAAATCCCCAATTTTCGAAACAAGAATAGTTTGAAAGTTATCAACTTATCTAACAACGAGTTAGAGGGTCCTATACCACCTAATCTAAGACACTTCGACGCCTCCTCATTTAGCGGAAACGCACTTCTATGTGGGCCTCCTTTGATGAATCAATGTCAATTACCTGCAGCAGGAAAGGAGACTGGTACTCTATCCAATCTGCTCGTTATGAAAACATCACTTATTGTGATTTCAATAGCATTTTTAGTAGTCATTGTGGTTTCAATATTTGTCATCTTTCGTTTGAAGTCCCAGAAGAAGCAGTTAGATGATGAACACCATTCTTCTATGATTTCAACATTCCATGCGCAGGCCtccaaaaaatatgttaagCCTCCTGTAGTTTATGTGAAAACCAAAAGCTTGGCCGAACATTATGATCCCGAAAGTCCTAAGCATGATCGCCACAGTCATGGACATTCCAAAAAGGGGGAACAAGGCAAGCTTATATTCCTTAGGCAGGATGGAATAACGTTTGATTTACAGGATTTGCTAAAGGCGTCTGCTGAAATTCTAGGTAGTGCCTCATTTGGGTCATCGTATAAAGCGGTGATTTTGGACGGACTTAAGTCCGTGGTTGTCAAAAGGTACAAGCAGATGAACAATGTACCGAGAGAAGAGTTCCATGAGCACATGAGAAGGTTAGGAAACCTTAACCACCCCAATGTTCTACCTCTCATTTCTTATTACtatagaagagaagagaagctTTTGATCTCTGGATTTGTTCACAACGGTTGCTTGGGTAGTCATCTTCAtggtatgtatgtatgtatgcatgcatgcatgtatgTAAATAACTAAATCcatatgaattaattaattaattaatgtttacATTACAGGTAACCACAACTATGAGAAGCCAGGACTTGATTGGGGAACCCGTTTGAAAATAGTGAAAGGTGTAGCAAGGGGTTTGTCTTATCTATACAGTGCACTCCCAAGTGTGATTGTACCTCATGGTCATCTAAAATCTTCGAATGTACTTTTAGATGAATCTTTTGAGCCCTTGCTCACTGATTATGCCCTAAGTCCTGTTATAAACCTTGACCACGCCCAACAAATAATCATGCCTTACAAATCCCCAGAGTATGCTCAACTGGGTCGTATTACAAAGAAAACTGATGTGTGGAGTTTTGGGATTCTAATATTGGAGATACTAACGGGTAAATTCCCAGAGAACTATATTACACCAAGGTATAATAGTGATTCTGACTTAGCAAGTTGGGTAAATATGTTAATTACTGAGAAGAGGACAAGTGAGGTATTTGACGTTGAGATGGGAGGAATCGGAACTAGTAAAGCTGAATTACTCAAACTATTAAAGATTGGTCTAAGTTGTTGTGAAGAGAATGTTGAAAGAAGGTTGGACATCAAAGAGGCTCTTCAACAGattgaagaattgaaagaaacaacaattgaTGGAGGAGAATACTCTTCCTCCCTTATCACCTCTACCGAAAGGGATGCTTACAGAGCTGTGTGATTTCCTCATTAACATCAATCCAATCCAATATATGCAATTAATTTAAccttgaattaattttttctacatctttttcttGTTAATACATAGCATAGGTATTTGCAGTGATTTTTCAACCCCACATTTGTACTATTACTTTTGTTAGTAATTTAATTAGGTTTAGTAAATCAAGTTATGTCCTTTCTCATCTCTCTATATATaattgtctttaaaaaaaattaaataattgatttattgtgtaaaaaatattaaatcaataaaaataattaaagtctAATTCTTTGGCTAATTAAAAGTATTATTAGTGCAAGATTTGATTGGATCACAGCTATGGGAGGAATAAAGGTGGAGGGGAAAGTCAACATTAGTAAcgtaagaagaaagaaaactcCACATAGCAACCTCTTTGCAAGGACATTTCTTTCcgttttagtccctatattGGGTAACTAAGGATTGGTTATATTAGAAAGAAAACTCCACATAACCTCTTCGCAAGGAcatttcttttagttttagtccctattggGTAACTAAGGATTGGTtatattaaatgtcaaattTAAATGTAATGACATATATAATTACCAACATTCTCTATAAAACCATCGACCTCACTAAGCAATTGAATTTAAGTGATTAATaagtttcattaaaaaataaatcttttgAGAAAATCCGAATtcaattattgaataaataattctGAATTAAGTCATACTTATCTCATGACCGAACTCCGCATTGCCATGTATGTGTTTGGTTTGACGACGatcagaattgattttgatataattgagtttgagagaattgattttgattaaaaatgagttcgatgtgaattgatttatgtttggatacactccgttaaaaatgattatcatgatttgatgttaattgattttgaatatataatgaccaaattatccttttaattgtatttttttagatgcatcatttttattttatttaaaactaaatatctcattttcattttagatGATTATTTCAACTTATCATAAATGGATTATGATTTGTCCAATGAGGATGGATGAGTGGCAACAATGGCGGAAAGTGCTCCGGTACATTGGCGATGAGTCTTCCTGGTGGAACGAAAGGTGCATGCAGGCACGTTAGCACtccaacgctcaagtcagtaatgAAACTGAGAAAGAGTGTGTAAAAAGTGTGGTGAAAATTGAATCATACCTTGAAGGTGAAGCTAAGTCACCCTTGTATAAGCACGCGTGAGAATAACTGTCTCTGAGATATGTGGCGTGTGATTAGAGAGCAGTTAGAGGACACATGTAGGATGATTGTTGCGCGGAGGCGTGCTCGAATAGAATACAGTGCACTGATATTTACGTGTTCCTTTAGGCACCGTGCCTGGTGCGGTGGACGTTTAGTCCACGTTTGAGTATGGGATTTGTCCATAACAGATTATATTgcttcaaaaattatttttaaaataatattaatatattttgcaacaaatttgacaaaaacaacTATCAGCTAAAATACATTCCAATTTCAATAAACTCCAACCCAACCcaatagtaaaataaaaggTTTAGAACATTTAAATTTTCCGAAATCTTCAAAACCATTGTCTAATATATTTTCGTCAAATTATAGTATAAACTTAAAACcctatcttcatttttttttacaaaaaagttACAACTCtgtcaaaattaaaattgcatAGACTTATAATTTAATAGAATATAACCaggaaacaaaaaatatattaagtaTAGTTCCGCAacataaatgataaatgaaCACAAAAAATGTGACACATAAATGACACCATACATGTATTTTACTGTACTATACGTTGctgaatacatttttttttcttcttttccctTTCTTTCCCTTCCCTGTTCCATGTACACGGTTGTAACAATTCTTCTTTCATTCCCTTCCATTCCTCGTACAATGTTCAACTTCCCTTCCCTGGACACTTTTCAACGATGGCAGCCAGAATAAATTGACCCATTTCGATCACCACACATCGTTGATGAAGATTATGTTGACGACCTTGGTGATGGGTGAAGGACCGGTGAAGGTGATGACACGCCGGAGAGGAGAGAAGAAGGGGGCGGCGAAGGAAGGATTGAGGGCGGAGAATCTAGAACGGGCAGTGAGTGGAGAGAACAAAGACGACGAAGGATGTTAGAACAGCTGGTGTGGCGAGAGAAAAACGAAAGGAGGAGAAGGATCTGAAACAGACGGTGAAGGAAAGAGATAACAGGCGGTCAGTGgtgtgagagaagagagagacgAGGATGCgcagagaagagaaagaaaagggtAGGTTGTGTTTTGACAAAATTGCCCCTGTTTTAATGTTGAAATGTCAATACTACCCATGGTGTTGTATGTGTTGTATTTGTGTCAaataatttgtgtttgtttatcatttctCGTTCCGTAATTGATATAGATGACCCTAATAACAGGAAACAAATACATAATAACAGGAAACAAATACATAACCATGGTTGCGGaagataaaaatacaaaacgGATCTTGTTAACCAATGTTTctggggcactagttaaggaactaaaagtagaaagaaaagtcaaattttgtattgaaaataacacttttttaactttcaaaaagtAGAATCCATAATTTCCAAGACaatatttccttttataattccttaaccaatttctcaaaacaaaaatatgttaccttttttttttgcacaaaccaaaatgatatatatataaacaaccaCGCCGCCAAtccccgcacaaggtgtgctagaGAGAGACCACGATCAAAAGTTTACAAATGACGATGCCTAGAAAGAAGAGGCATCACCAGGAAAGAAAATTACATGTGAACACCTAAACATGGAAGTGGGTGTTGCCACCAATCATGATAACCAAAATTTAGGGACGGGCACTTAGCCTTGAGCCACAAGAAGGAATTCAACTTAACCTTCTCAAATAAAACTGAATGA
Proteins encoded in this window:
- the LOC25488030 gene encoding pollen receptor-like kinase 4, yielding MSMSSSDAEALLKFKGSLTNAVALSSWDPSINPKPPCQGTIPNWVGLFCLNDRVWGLRLESMGLTGNIDLASLASMPALRTLSLMNNTFVGPLPDIKLLPNLRALYLSYNHFSGQIPDDAFAGLPRLRKAHLSNNEFTGKIPSTIATLPIIVVLRLDSNKFQGEIPNFRNKNSLKVINLSNNELEGPIPPNLRHFDASSFSGNALLCGPPLMNQCQLPAAGKETGTLSNLLVMKTSLIVISIAFLVVIVVSIFVIFRLKSQKKQLDDEHHSSMISTFHAQASKKYVKPPVVYVKTKSLAEHYDPESPKHDRHSHGHSKKGEQGKLIFLRQDGITFDLQDLLKASAEILGSASFGSSYKAVILDGLKSVVVKRYKQMNNVPREEFHEHMRRLGNLNHPNVLPLISYYYRREEKLLISGFVHNGCLGSHLHGNHNYEKPGLDWGTRLKIVKGVARGLSYLYSALPSVIVPHGHLKSSNVLLDESFEPLLTDYALSPVINLDHAQQIIMPYKSPEYAQLGRITKKTDVWSFGILILEILTGKFPENYITPRYNSDSDLASWVNMLITEKRTSEVFDVEMGGIGTSKAELLKLLKIGLSCCEENVERRLDIKEALQQIEELKETTIDGGEYSSSLITSTERDAYRAV